The Haploplasma axanthum region TAAAGCTGGTAATTTAGATGTTGCCGGTGTTGGTGGAGAATTCTGGGATGAATATCAAGAACATAAAAATTTATATATTTCACCAAGTAATTCATTCTATAGAATCGCAATCAGTTTAGATAGAAGTAAAGGAAATACAAATAAAGTTTCTGCACCGATATTAGCGTATCCAGAATTTAGAAAAGCACTTTACTTAGCTACTGAAAGAAATGATTTTGCAAATAACGTTCAACCGCCTTCTCAAGGTGCACTTGGATTCTTAAGTAATATTCACCAAGTTACAGAATGGGCAAAACAAGCATATGCAAGTAGTTCAATCTTCAGTCAACAATTAACAGAGTTAGGATTAGAGCCAGAAAAGAACGGATTTGATAGTGCTGAAGCTAAAAGATTGTTTGAAGAAGCATATACAAAAGCAGTTGCAGATGGTAAATATACTCAAGGTCAAAAAGTTGTTGTAGAATTCTTATACTACGATGCAGGAAGTAATACACGTATTGCAAACTGGGTTAAAGCACAATATGAAAGTGTATTCGGATCTAATTTTGAAATAAAATTAAACGCAGTATCTAGTGCTGAGTTAACTGCACAAAGAAATATTGGAGATTTTGACTTAGTATTTACAGGTATGAGTGGTGCAACATTCCAAGCAACATTTGGTATGGGGTATATATTCAGTCCATCTTTCTCAACATTCTTGAGTGGAAAAGGACATGATGTACCAAACTTGCCAGTTGAAGCTGACATAAGTAACCTGTTTGACATTATCGGAGCTAAAGCTGAAGATAAAAGAACAGCTTCTGAAAAGAAATTCTACGATGCTTTAAAAGCAAACAACGGAACATTCAAAGGTAAATTTGATGATTTATTCTTATTATTCAATAATACTGCTGAATTAAAAGTTGAGTATGATGGACAAGAAGAAGATTTAACAAAGATTACCGCTGCTTTAGAAAAAGCTTTATTAGAGCAAATGATTGCTGTACCATTATTCTCAGCAACGTCAGCAGCAGTTTATTCTGATCGTGTTGTTCGTCAAGCTCATGCATACCACCTATTCTTAGGTTGGGGTGGATTAAGTTATACTTACATCAAAGCATCAAAATAATAATTTACAAAAATAAATTAATAGTGTAAATTAAACGACAACCCTATGGTATAATAATGAAATAGGGTTGTTTGTTTGATTTTAAAAGAAATGAGGTTTTTTATGAAGAATTACATATTGAAAAGACTTGGACTAATGGTTATAACTTTCTTTATAATTATTTTTATGATTTTTGTATTTATTAAGTTAATGCCTAATTTTTATCAAGTTGGTTTAGGACAAGATCCTGAAGTATATCAAAAATGGTTGGAAAATCAAGGTTATAACAAACCAATTGTCACACAATTTTTTATGTGGATTGGAAATATAGTTAGAGACGGAGATTTTGGTATATCATTCCATAAGAATAACGTACCAGTTGCTACATATGTATTAACTAGATTACCAAGAACGATAAGAATAAATATTTTCCCATTTTTAATATCTGTTCCGATTGGAATTACATTTGGAATAATAGCGGCACTTAAAAAGAATAAATTGACAGATCATGCTATTTCTATAGGGGTTGTATTCTTTATTTCTGTACCTATGTTTGTTGTTGCTGTATTATTACAATATTTTTTAGTTTATGAATGGAAAATTTTACCAGAAGCAAAGGTTGATAATTTAGCTCCTTTATTTTCTAAACAGGCAATATTAACAAGGATATTACCAATTTTTGTATTATCTTTAGGTACAATTGCAGGATGGACTAGATCACTAAGAGCAGAATTAACTGAAACATTAACTTCGGAATTTATGTTACTTGCACGTGCAAAAGGTTTAACTAAAGGTCAAGCTACAGTTAGACATGCACTTAGAAATGCATTTGTTCCATTCGCACCTGCAATAATTGGTGGATTTATTTCATTATTAGGAGGTTCGTTAATTATTGAACGTACATTTGGTATTACCGGTATAGGTGGAGCTTTCTTAGAAGCATTAGAACAGCCGAAAGGTATTCCTGATTATCCGATGTTTATGATGCTTAATATGTTTTATGTATCAATTGGATTGCTTGCTGCAATAATTGGTGATTTGTCTTATGGAATAATTGATCCAAGAATTAGAATTGGTGGTGGAAAATCATGATTGAAAGACATTTAAATGAAGATGATTTTAAATTTATTAATCAAGAAATAGTTATAAAAGATGAAGCGTTAAAATCTAAACCAATAGGATACTATCAAGATGCATGGTTACGTTTTAAGAAAAATAAAACATCAGTTGTTGCGATGTATATAATTTTGATTATGCTAGCCTTAACATTAGTTGGACCATATTTTAGACAATATACATTACCAAAAGAAAATGGTACTATGGCACTTAGATTTGATAAATTACCAGAAAAAGTTCCAGGTTTAGAATCGTTAGGTATTTTTGATGGTAGTAAAGTTGTTTCTGGGATGTCAAGAGAGTATTATGAATCGTTACCTGAAGGAATTGTTAAAAGAGTAGTTCATGAAGTTGATCCTAATAACCCAGGGGCAATGGTTGTTGAAGTAGATTATTATAGATATCATAGATATTTTAATATTTATGGTAAACAACTAGTAAATGGCGAAAGAGGACTTGTAACAAGTACATTGTCAAAAGATGATTATGAAAAAGCTCTTGAGAGAAATGCTGTAGTTAATTTAGTTTCAGTTAATAGAAATGATTATACTGTACAACTTGATATCTATAGATTTTCATTTGATAAAGATGTAGATGATGTATATTTTTGGTTCGGTACAACTGAAAATGGAGATGACTTATTTACTCAACTTTGGACAGGTTCTAGAATTTCAATTTTGCTTGGACTCTTAGTAACTGTTATTAATATTACAATAGGGGTTATTTTAGGTTCAATTGTTGGATATTTTGGTTCAACGTTAGATATAATATTCGAACGTATAGTTGATGTACTATCAAATATACCATTTATGATTGTTATTACGTTATTATTGTTAAGATTCGGTAGTGGAATAGGTGTAATTGTCTTTGCCTTTGTATTCACCGGGTGGATTGGCGCATATTCATCAACACGTATTCAAGTATATAGATATAAGAATAGAGAATATGTCTTAGCTGCTCGTTCATATGGTTCAAGTGACAGACAAATAATTACAAAACATATTCTTCCAAATGCTATTGGGACACTGATTACATCATTTTCATTAGCATTACCAAGTTTCATATTTGCTGAATCGACATATTCATATTTAGGAATCATTAATTATCCTGGTATTCAAAGTGTAGGTAGATTATTATCAGATGGGCAAGCTGTTATGCATACGCATTTCCATGCTCTTCTATATCCTGCTTTATACATAGGTTTATTAATGCTATCATTTAATATGTTTAGTAATGGATTACGTGATGCATTTAATCCATCATTGAGAGGAATTGATGAATAATGGAAAAAGTATTAGAAGTTAAAGACTTAAAAATATCATTTAAAACACAAAACGGTATTT contains the following coding sequences:
- a CDS encoding ABC transporter permease, whose amino-acid sequence is MKNYILKRLGLMVITFFIIIFMIFVFIKLMPNFYQVGLGQDPEVYQKWLENQGYNKPIVTQFFMWIGNIVRDGDFGISFHKNNVPVATYVLTRLPRTIRINIFPFLISVPIGITFGIIAALKKNKLTDHAISIGVVFFISVPMFVVAVLLQYFLVYEWKILPEAKVDNLAPLFSKQAILTRILPIFVLSLGTIAGWTRSLRAELTETLTSEFMLLARAKGLTKGQATVRHALRNAFVPFAPAIIGGFISLLGGSLIIERTFGITGIGGAFLEALEQPKGIPDYPMFMMLNMFYVSIGLLAAIIGDLSYGIIDPRIRIGGGKS
- a CDS encoding ABC transporter permease gives rise to the protein MIERHLNEDDFKFINQEIVIKDEALKSKPIGYYQDAWLRFKKNKTSVVAMYIILIMLALTLVGPYFRQYTLPKENGTMALRFDKLPEKVPGLESLGIFDGSKVVSGMSREYYESLPEGIVKRVVHEVDPNNPGAMVVEVDYYRYHRYFNIYGKQLVNGERGLVTSTLSKDDYEKALERNAVVNLVSVNRNDYTVQLDIYRFSFDKDVDDVYFWFGTTENGDDLFTQLWTGSRISILLGLLVTVINITIGVILGSIVGYFGSTLDIIFERIVDVLSNIPFMIVITLLLLRFGSGIGVIVFAFVFTGWIGAYSSTRIQVYRYKNREYVLAARSYGSSDRQIITKHILPNAIGTLITSFSLALPSFIFAESTYSYLGIINYPGIQSVGRLLSDGQAVMHTHFHALLYPALYIGLLMLSFNMFSNGLRDAFNPSLRGIDE